In Bacteroidota bacterium, the genomic window CAGCGCCGGAAGTAACATCAGCAGTTCATCTGACGCCCCGCTCTTGCTGAGGATGATCGCAATGTCTCCAGGTTGCACGAGCCCGACATCACCGTGTGCAGCTTCGGCGGGATGAAGAAAGAATGCTGGTGTTCCGGTCGAGGTCAGGGTGGAAGCGATCTTATTGGCGATATGACCGGATTTGCCGACACCGGTCACAATCACACGACCCTTGGTATTGATAAGCAGCTCGCAGGCATGAGAAAAGGCAGCGCCATCGAGTGAGGAGCCGGTCGCATGCAATGCCCGTTCTTCTATTTCAAACGTTCGGGCGGCGCTTTTTGAGAAATCGTACACAGTCAGACGGTTCTTGTTACTGAATCCCGGACGGCGAGTAGACGTTCGAGCAGCGATTCGAGTTCGTCAAGCGGAAGCTGCGAATCCCGGTCGCTGAGCGCTTCGGCAGGATTTGGGTGTGTCTCGAGAAACAACCCGTCAATTCCGACAGCCACCGCTGCGCGAGCCAATGGGGCAAGGAAGCGCCGATCGCCACCGCTCACACCATTCTGGCTCGGACGCTGGATGGAGTGCGTAGCATCGTAGATGACCGGACATCCAAACGAACGCATGTGCACCAATGAACGGAAATCAACGACGAGATCGCCATAGCCAAAGAACGTCCCTCGTTCGGCGAGGATTACTCGGTTGTTGCCAGTCTCCTCAATCTTGGCCTTGGCATGGCGCATGTCCTCGGCAGACATGAATTGTCCCTTTTTAACTTCAACGATTTTACCGGTTTTGCCAGCAGCTTGGAGCAGCTCGGTTTGACGTGAGAGGAAAGCTGGAATTTGAATAATATCAATGACTTGTGAGGCTGATGCAATCTCTAACGCATCATGCACATCACTCAGAATTGGCAGATCATAATCCGCCCGAATCTTGGCCAGAAGTGTCAGGGCCTTCTCATCGCCAATGCCGGTAAAACTGGTAGAACTCGTTCGGTTTGCCTTCCGGTAGGATGACTTGAAAATGAAGTCAACTGGCAGCGAGGATTGAATCTCGAGCAGCCTTTCGGCGACTGTCCTCAGGAGCGGCTCAGACTCAACAACACATGGCCCTGCAATGACAGCCAGCCGATCAGAATTGCCAAAGATGATCTCCCGTCCAACAGGTGAGAATACCGATACGGGGCGGGTCACAGCGTCCAAGTTGGTTTGCACAGGAGCGAAGAACAGTTGATCGGTCAGAATACTCACCCCAAACTTGCCGTGCGCTGACGGGTAGCCTCGGCCAGGATGATCGCCGCGCTGATCGCGACATTCAATGATTCGCCTTCGCCATATCGCGGAATTACAATCTCGCCATCCGTCAGTGGAAGGAGTCCTTGACGAATTCCTCGGGCTTCGCTCCCAAAGACCAGCAGAGTCTTGCTCGGGAATTCGGTATCGAAAATCGACTTCGCATGCTTTGAGACCATCGTCGCAAATACTTTCCAACCGGCAAACCGAAGCTTGGCAATCCGACGAGAGAGATCGATTCCCGATTCGAGGCCAACGCTGAAGATTGCACCCTGTGTTGCCCGAATGACTTTGGGGGCATAGGGATCTGCTGTTCCCTCGCCAAGGAATACCGACTTCACACCAAACCACGCGGCAGTCCGGATGATCGTGCCGACGTTGCCAGGATCTTGCACACCGTCAAGGGCAAGAGCAAAATCTCCGCTCGCTTCGATCTTCGGTTCAGGGATGCGAAGCACACCGAGGATTCCCTGCGATTCCTCTGTATCGCTCAGACGACTCGCGAGTTTATCGGAAATGGAATAGAGCGCCGCTCCATGATGTATGCAACGATCGAGTAATCCTGCGAATCGCTCTGCGGCATGACTCGTAATTGCGATCCGCGCGATCAGCTCGGGGGCCTTGTCCAATGCCGCTTCAAGCAAGTGCGGGCCTTCGATGATGAACTGCCCCTGATTGCTCCGCATCCGAGGACGTGTCAGCAGTCCTCGGATCTCTTTGGCCTGAGCTTCGGTCAGGGGCTTCACTCGTGATATTCTCCAAATACTCGCCGCATCGTGTCTGAAATTTCACCCAATGTGGCGAAGGCTTCGACAGCGCTGATGATGAGCGGCATAAGATTCTCGCCGCTGCGGGCGGCTTGCTCCACTGCCGCAATTGCCCGGTCTGTTGCCGCTTGATTTCGCTTTGCGCGGAGCGCCTGAACGCGCTCGGCTTGCTCGTGCTCCAGATTCGGGTCGATCCGAAGCACGTCCGGCGGGTTCAACTCTTCGGTCACAAACTCGTTGACGCCGACGACGATCTCCTGTTTGGACTCAACTTTCTTCTGCCACTCGTAGGCGCTTCGAGCGATCTGGTCCTGATAGAATCCATGCTCGATTGCACGCACCGCACCACCCACAGCATCGATCTCGCCAATCAGTTCAAGGCTCCGACGTCGCAGCTCGCTTGTGAGATACTCCACATAATAGCTGCCCGCCATCGGGTCGACAGTGTCCGCGATGCCCGACTCGTAGGCGATAATTTGCTGCGTCCGGAGCGCGGTGCGAGCCGAAGATTCCGTTGGCAGGGCCAGCGCCTCGTCCTTGCCGTTCGTGTGCAGTGATTGCGTGCCACCAAGCACGGCAGCCATCGCCTCGATCGTCGTCCGGACGACATTGTTCTCGATCTGCTGCGCCGTCAGCGTTGAGCCTGCGGTCTGCGAGTGAAACCGGAGCTTCATCGACTCCTGGCTCTTCGCATGAAACCGATCGCGCATGATTTCGGCCCACAGCGTTCGCGCCGCACGGAATTTCGCGATCTCCTCGAAGAAATTCGAATGCGCATTGAAGAAGAATGAGAGTCGCGGCGCAAACCGATCGACATCGAGGCCCGCATCCAGTGCAGCTTGGACATATGCGATGCCATTCGAAAGCGTGAACGCGATCTCCTCGACGGCCGTCGCGCCGGCTTCCCGGATGTGGTAGCCCGAGATCGAGATCGTGTTCCACGTCGGCAGCTCCTCCGCGCACCAGCGAAAGAGATCGGTCACGATCCGCATCGATGGCGTCGGCGGATAGATGTAGGTCCCGCGCGCCGCGTACTCCTTCAGGATGTCATTCTGCACCGTCCCCGAGAGCTTTCGCAGCTCTGCGCCCTGCTTCTTGGCCTTCGCCACATACAGCGCCAACAGGATGGAGGCCGTCGCGTTGATCGTCATCGAGGTCGAGACCTTCGCCATCTCGATGCCATCGAACAGCACGTCAAAATCCTCGAGCGAGTCGATGGCGACGCCGACGCGCCCGACCTCACCGCTTGCCATCGGGTGGTCCGAGTCGTACCCGATTTGCGTCGGCAGGTCGAAGGCAATCGACAGCCCCGTTGTCCCCGAAGCCAGCAAATACTTATATCGCTTGTTCGACTCCGCCGCCGAGCCAAAACCGGCATACTGGCGCATCGTCCAGAGACGCGACCGGTACATTTCCGGGTAAATCCCGCGGGTAAACGGAAACTCCCCGGGCGATTCTTTTTCGGAATACACCCGCCCGATCTCGATTCCCGAAGTCGTTTCGAACTGCTCTTTGCGCAATGGCATGCTACAAAAATACGTCCGGGCACGTCATTGGCTATGAGATGAGCTATATTGCACACGATGAAACACCCGCTCATCCGTCTTTTCATCACGATCCTCATTACCGGAGGGGCGCTGTACCTCGCGTTCCGAGGGGTCCATCTCAGCGCATTGCTCGATGAACTGGCCCGCACGAACATCCTGCTTATCCTGGTGGGGGTGGCTTTGCTGTTCTGCTCCCACGTCTTCCGCGCATGGCGCTGGACGGTCATTGCGCGACCCATGAAGCCCGGCACCAGCATTCTCATCGCATTCAAAGCCATCATGGGTGCGTATGCCATGAACAACGTTATCCCGCGCTCCGGAGAGCTTGTCCGACCGTATATTTTCGCAAAGCACGAGAAGGTCTTTATGAGCGGCACGATTGCCACGATCCTGATCGAGCGCGTCGTCGATCTCATCGCCAATGTGCTGGTCATGATGCTGGCGCTCGTCGTATTCCCGCGGGAGATCACCAACGCGTTTCCGTCACTGGCCGGTGAAACGCTCCCGATCATGGCCGGTATGGTCCTGCTCATGGCGCTCGTCATCACGATGATCTTCAGCGCGGGCAAGACCGAACGCGTCATCCACCGCATCATCCGCAACTGGCCCGCGAAGCTCGAAGGCCCGATCGGACGGGCCGCCACCGAGTTCGCCAGCGGACTCCGCGGCGTCCGCGCCAGCGGGGCAGTACCGGT contains:
- a CDS encoding methylmalonyl-CoA mutase family protein; amino-acid sequence: MPLRKEQFETTSGIEIGRVYSEKESPGEFPFTRGIYPEMYRSRLWTMRQYAGFGSAAESNKRYKYLLASGTTGLSIAFDLPTQIGYDSDHPMASGEVGRVGVAIDSLEDFDVLFDGIEMAKVSTSMTINATASILLALYVAKAKKQGAELRKLSGTVQNDILKEYAARGTYIYPPTPSMRIVTDLFRWCAEELPTWNTISISGYHIREAGATAVEEIAFTLSNGIAYVQAALDAGLDVDRFAPRLSFFFNAHSNFFEEIAKFRAARTLWAEIMRDRFHAKSQESMKLRFHSQTAGSTLTAQQIENNVVRTTIEAMAAVLGGTQSLHTNGKDEALALPTESSARTALRTQQIIAYESGIADTVDPMAGSYYVEYLTSELRRRSLELIGEIDAVGGAVRAIEHGFYQDQIARSAYEWQKKVESKQEIVVGVNEFVTEELNPPDVLRIDPNLEHEQAERVQALRAKRNQAATDRAIAAVEQAARSGENLMPLIISAVEAFATLGEISDTMRRVFGEYHE
- a CDS encoding lysylphosphatidylglycerol synthase transmembrane domain-containing protein, whose amino-acid sequence is MKHPLIRLFITILITGGALYLAFRGVHLSALLDELARTNILLILVGVALLFCSHVFRAWRWTVIARPMKPGTSILIAFKAIMGAYAMNNVIPRSGELVRPYIFAKHEKVFMSGTIATILIERVVDLIANVLVMMLALVVFPREITNAFPSLAGETLPIMAGMVLLMALVITMIFSAGKTERVIHRIIRNWPAKLEGPIGRAATEFASGLRGVRASGAVPVVIGTVGIWIFYVLSMYAWLFAFPEPQIMAVGIVGAFFLRVVSGIAFLVPTPGGVGSYHYLISQALFRIFSVPLAAAITYATLTHAAFDILTTVTGLIIVMTEGISFRNFKEVVRASEDHSPQELATALKQPIAEVGGLGLGEH
- a CDS encoding RNA methyltransferase, coding for MKPLTEAQAKEIRGLLTRPRMRSNQGQFIIEGPHLLEAALDKAPELIARIAITSHAAERFAGLLDRCIHHGAALYSISDKLASRLSDTEESQGILGVLRIPEPKIEASGDFALALDGVQDPGNVGTIIRTAAWFGVKSVFLGEGTADPYAPKVIRATQGAIFSVGLESGIDLSRRIAKLRFAGWKVFATMVSKHAKSIFDTEFPSKTLLVFGSEARGIRQGLLPLTDGEIVIPRYGEGESLNVAISAAIILAEATRQRTASLG
- the kdsA gene encoding 3-deoxy-8-phosphooctulonate synthase; its protein translation is MTRPVSVFSPVGREIIFGNSDRLAVIAGPCVVESEPLLRTVAERLLEIQSSLPVDFIFKSSYRKANRTSSTSFTGIGDEKALTLLAKIRADYDLPILSDVHDALEIASASQVIDIIQIPAFLSRQTELLQAAGKTGKIVEVKKGQFMSAEDMRHAKAKIEETGNNRVILAERGTFFGYGDLVVDFRSLVHMRSFGCPVIYDATHSIQRPSQNGVSGGDRRFLAPLARAAVAVGIDGLFLETHPNPAEALSDRDSQLPLDELESLLERLLAVRDSVTRTV